In a single window of the Lycium ferocissimum isolate CSIRO_LF1 unplaced genomic scaffold, AGI_CSIRO_Lferr_CH_V1 ctg6989, whole genome shotgun sequence genome:
- the LOC132045545 gene encoding uncharacterized protein LOC132045545, translating into MKFGKKRKLSPRDIGLCRILRRVSQVAYELELPQDLVAVHPVFRLSMLRKCMGNPTFVVLTDSIRINDSLTYERSLVEIPDRQVRKLRTKEAASVKVLWRTMPMERKATATQKGKTVAGRRTEQEPPVNIEEDESLNESPSQTSHALPVLEEREGASAPAPMPPVPPAGA; encoded by the exons ATGAAATTTGGAAAGAAGAGAAAGCTTAGTCCCCGCGATATTGGGCTGTGCAGAATCCTGCGAAGGGTTAGTCAAGTGgcctatgaacttgagttgccacaagactTGGTTGCTGTACACCCAGTATTTCGTTtgtccatgttgagaaagtgcATGGGAAACCCGACGTTTGTTGTCCTGACCGATAGCATAAGAATAAATGATAGCTTGACTTATGAAAGAAGTCTTGTGGAAATTCCTGatcgtcaggttcgcaagttgagaacgaAAGAAGCTGCCTCAGTGAAGGTATTATGGAGAA cgatgccaaTGGAGAGGAAAGCAACAgccacccagaagggcaagactgtgGCAGGAAGGCGGACTGAACAGGAGCCACCGGTAAATATAGAAGAGGATGAGTCCCTTAATGAGTCTCCATCTCAGACTTCTCATGCTCTGCCTGTTTTAGAGGAGCGtgaaggggcctcagctccagccccaatgcctccagtccctccaGCAGGTGCTTAG